A region from the Drosophila takahashii strain IR98-3 E-12201 chromosome 2L, DtakHiC1v2, whole genome shotgun sequence genome encodes:
- the LOC108061292 gene encoding phenoloxidase-activating factor 2 — MARLTGIGIISIVCLFLASWQVQVLGQYQNQKQRQTCGDSSIHFCVARDSCSLKLGYRSLTNGNLGCTSTAVCCPQAFIHEPVVIIDPVTDNSCGRINGKGLSFGIGDLKYLAQENEIPWMVAVLDVSTKIYVAGGSLIAPHIVITARVKIDNMNANQLLVRAGEWDFKTETEKYPYVDVEVQQVVRHPGFVEATGANNAALLFLKRSLPETPHINTICMPTQQKNFDYSRCIFTGWGKKSFEDYSYMNIMKRIELPVVQTRTCEQAISSVLKRRFHLDNSLMCAGGNTDEDACTGDGGSPLACPIPNEPNRYELAGIVNFGVGCGMRGVPGVYVNVANIREWIIAETDKGPLPDDRQNVGPVTSPQAASFIVKNDNQYNIVNYEEVKDNYPSIATNGFIIQEANPNLASGDGNNDQRIIYYQTEHQTIGSQQSVGQNSLGNYYPNQQQGIGSQQHVGNIWPNGLGNYYPNQQQGIGSRQPNGNNWQNNFGNSNPNDQQGIGSSQVLEIKLTEQGSNQGESNSELFSTTMGYEYN; from the exons ATGGCTCGTCTGACCGGGATAGGAATAATTTCAATCGTGTGCCTGTTCCTGGCATCTTGGCAAGTCCAAGTCCTGGGCCAGTACCAGAACCAGAAACAAAGGCAGACTTGCGGTGATTCGTCGATACACTTTTGTGTGGCTCGTGATAGTTGCTCGCTTAAACTGGGCTATCGATCTCTAACGAACGGCAACCTAGGATGTACTTCCACGGCGGTCTGCTGTCCCCAGGCCTTTATA CATGAGCCAGTCGTCATCATAGATCCAGTGACTGACAACAGCTGCGGACGCATTAACGGGAAAGGATTGAGCTTCGGAATAGGTGACTTAAAATACCTCGCCCAGGAGAATGAAATTCCATGGATGGTGGCTGTGCTCGATGTGTCAACAAAAATCTACGTGGCCGGCGGCTCCTTGATCGCTCCCCATATAGTGATCACAGCGCGAGTGAAAATCGATAACATGAACGCCAACCAGCTTCTTGTTCGAGCTGGCGAATGGGACTTTAAGACCGAGACCGAGAAGTATCCTTATGTGGACGTTGAGGTCCAGCAGGTCGTGCGTCATCCTGGTTTCGTTGAGGCAACCGGAGCCAACAATGCCGCCCTTCTGTTCCTCAAACGATCGCTACCAGAGACCCCCCACATTAATACCATTTGCATGCCGACTCAACAGAAGAATTTCGACTACAGCCGCTGCATCTTCACGGGCTGGGGTAAGAAGTCCTTCGAAGACTATTCGTATATGAACATCATGAAGAGGATTGAGCTACCTGTGGTCCAGACCAGAACGTGTGAGCAAGCCATAAGCAGCGTTTTAAAAAGACGATTCCATCTCGATAACAGTCTGATGTGCGCCGGCGGTAATACCGACGAGGATGCCTGCACAGGCGATGGTGGCTCTCCGCTGGCCTGTCCGATCCCGAACGAACCTAATCGCTATGAACTGGCGGGTATTGTCAACTTCGGCGTAGGTTGCGGAATGAGGGGCGTCCCGGGCGTTTATGTTAATGTGGCCAACATTCGGGAATGGATTATTGCGGAGACCGATAAGGGTCCCCTTCCCGACGATCGTCAAAATGTAGGTCCTGTGACAAGCCCACAAGCCGCAAGCTTTATCGTTAAAAACGATAACCAGTATAACATAGTTAATTATGAAGAAGTGAAAGATAACTATCCCTCAATCGCAACTAATGGGTTCATCATTCAGGAGGCAAATCCAAATCTGGCTTCTGGCGATGGAAACAATGATCAACGAATAATTTATTATCAAACCGAACATCAAACAATTGGATCTCAACAGTCCGTTGGGCAAAATAGCTTAGGAAACTATTATCCAAACCAACAGCAGGGAATTGGATCTCAACAGCACGTTGGCAATATTTGGCCAAATGGCTTGGGAAACTATTATCCAAACCAACAGCAGGGAATTGGATCTCGACAGCCCAATGGGAATAATTGGCAAAATAACTTTGGAAACTCCAATCCAA
- the LOC108061293 gene encoding uncharacterized protein, which produces MDSHTFVLLLLIGCLIVGCCMAAPACNGGFYTSNGNLVIDVNNIQSHLNCVNRQHQNRG; this is translated from the coding sequence ATGGATTCGCACACCTTTGTCTTACTGCTGCTAATTGGCTGCCTGATTGTTGGATGCTGTATGGCTGCACCTGCCTGTAATGGCGGCTTTTATACCAGCAACGGTAACCTGGTGATCGACGTAAACAATATTCAGAGCCACCTCAACTGCGTTAATCGGCAGCATCAAAATCGTGGATGA